ATTGATCGGACTGCTCGTCGGGGCGCCCCTGTTCGGCGCCGCCGTGCTGCTGGTGGGCGGGCGGCGCCTGGACCGCGTGGGGCACTGGCTGGCCACCGGGCTCGCGGCCGTGTCCTTCGTCCTGGCCGCGGTGCTCTTCTTCGACCTGCTGGACCGGGAGGGCGAGGACCGCACGCTGCACCAGCACCTGTTCAGCTGGGTGCCGGTCGCGGACTTCCAGGCGGACGTCGCGTTCCAGCTCGACCAGCTCTCGATGACCTTCGTGCTGCTGATCACGAGCGTGGGTACCCTCATCCACCTCTACTCGATCGGCTACATGGCGCACGACGAGCGGCGGCGGCGCTTCTTCGCCTACCTGAACCTGTTCCTCGGCGCGATGCTGCTGCTCGTCCTCGCCGACAACTACCTGCTGCTTTACGTCGGCTGGGAGGGCGTCGGTCTCGCCTCGTTCCTGCTCATCGGCTTCTGGCAGCACAAGCCGACGGCGGCGACCGCGGCCAAGAAGGCGTTCGTCGTCAACCGCGTCGGCGACGTCGGTCTTTCCATCGCGATCCTGCTGATGTTCACCACGTTCGGCTCCTTCGCGTTCGAGCCGGTGCTCGGCAGCGCGAGCGAGGCGAGCGAGGCCACGCTCACCGGCATCGGGCTGATGCTGCTGCTCGCCGCGTGCGGCAAGTCGGCGCAGGTGCCGCTCCAGTCCTGGCTCGGGGACGCGATGGAGGGCCCGACCCCGGTCTCGGCCCTGATCCACGCGGCCACCATGGTGACCGCGGGCGTCTACCTGATCACCAGGTCCGGGGCGATCTTCAACGCCGCTCCCGACGCGCAGACCGTGGTGGTGGTCGTCGGCGCGGTGACACTGCTGTTCGGCGCGATCGTCGGGTGCGCCAAGGACGACATCAAGAAGGCGCTGGCCGGCTCCACGATGTCGCAGATCGGCTACATGATGCTGGCCGTGGGCCTCGGCCCGCTCGGCTACGTCTTCGCGATCATGCACCTGGTGACGCACGGCTTCTTCAAGGCGGGCCTGTTCCTCGGCGCCGGCTCGGTGATGCACGGCATGAACGACGAGGTCGACATGCGGCGCTACGGCGGCCTGCGCAAGCACATGCCGATCACGTTCGTCACGTTCGGCCTCGCCTACCTGGCGATCATCGGCTTCCCCTACCTGTCCGGCTTCTTCTCCAAGGACGAGATCATCTACGCCGGGTTCAGCAAGGGCGGCACCGAGGGCTGGGTCCTCGGCGGCGTGATGCTGCTCGGCGCGGCGCTGACCGCGTTCTACATGACGCGCATCATGCTGATGACGTTCTTCGGCGAGAAGCGCTGGCAGCCCGACGCGCACGGCCACGAGCCGCACCCGCACGAGTCGCCGCTCAGCATGACCATCCCGATGATCGTCCTGGCCTTCGGCTCCGTCTTCGCCGGCTTCCTGTTCAACGCGGGGGAGTCGTTCGTCCACTGGCTCGAACCCGTCACCGGCCTCGACCACGGCGACTCGCCCGTCAGCCACGGCGCCGTCGGCGTGGCGGCGACCGCCGTGATGCTGCTCGGCGTCGCCGCCGCCTGGTGGGCCTACGGCCGCCGCCCGGTGCCCGCCGTCGCGCCCACCGGCGGGCTGCTGACCAGGGCCGCGCGGCGCGACCTGCTCCAGGACGACTTCAACCACGCCGCGTTCGTCACGCCGGGCAACTACCTCACCCGGGGCCTGGTGTACGTCGACCACAAGCTGGTGGACGGGGTGGTCAACGGCACGGCCGCCTCGTTCGGCGGCCTGTCGGGGCGGCTGCGGCGCCTCCAGAACGGGTTCGCCCGCTCCTACGCGGTCTCCATGTTCGGCGGTGCCGCCCTGCTCGTCGCCGCGACCCTGCTGATGAGGGCGGTCTGAGGAGTCTGATATGTCATTTCCCCTGCTGACGGCCACGGCCCTCACCCCTGCCATCGGCGCCGTCGTGACCGCCGCGGTGCCCGCGGCGCGGCGCACGGCCGCCAAGTGGGTCGCGCTGCTGTTCTCGCTGGCCACGGTCGCGTTCGCCGCCGCCGTGCTGCTGCGGTTCGACACCGGAGACGGCGCCGACCGCTACCAGCTGACCGAATCCCGGTCCTGGATCGAGGACTTCGGCGTCCGCTACGAACTGGGCGTGGACGGCATCGGCGTCGCGATGATCGCGCTCACCGCCGTGCTGATCCCGTTCCTCATCGGCGCCGGCTGGAACGACGCGGACGCCAAGGAGGAGGACGCGGCGTCCGCGACCCGGCGGTGGCGGCCCACCCAGGGCTTCTTCGCGCTGATCCTCGCGGTCGAGGCGATGGTGATCATCTCCTTCGCCGCCACGGACATCTTCCTCTTCTACATCTTCTTCGAAGCCATGCTGATCCCGATGTACTTCCTCATCGGCGGCTTCGGGGACCGGGCGGGGGAGCAGGGCGAGGAGGGGCAGGCCAGGCAGCGCTCCTACGCCGCCGTCAAGTTCCTCCTGTACAACCTGGCCGGCGGCCTGGTCATGCTGGCCGCGCTGATCGGCCTGTACGTGGCGACCGCCGACCAGCTCGACGCCGGCACGTTCTCGCTCCAGGCCATCCTCGACGCGCGGGCCTCGGGTGAACTCGACCTGGCGACCGGCACGGAACGCTGGCTGTTCCTCGGCTTCTTCATCGCCTTCGCCATCAAGGCCCCGCTGTGGCCCGTGCACACGTGGCTGCCCAACGCCATGGGCGAGTCGACGGCGCCCGTCGCCGTGCTGATCACCGCCGTGGTGGACAAGGTCGGCACGTTCGCGATGCTGCGCTTCTGCCTCGGCCTGTTCCCCGAGGCCAGCGAGTGGGCGACGCCCGTGGTGATCACCCTGGCGCTGGTCAGCATCATCTAC
Above is a genomic segment from Streptomyces marincola containing:
- a CDS encoding NADH-quinone oxidoreductase subunit M, producing the protein MSFPLLTATALTPAIGAVVTAAVPAARRTAAKWVALLFSLATVAFAAAVLLRFDTGDGADRYQLTESRSWIEDFGVRYELGVDGIGVAMIALTAVLIPFLIGAGWNDADAKEEDAASATRRWRPTQGFFALILAVEAMVIISFAATDIFLFYIFFEAMLIPMYFLIGGFGDRAGEQGEEGQARQRSYAAVKFLLYNLAGGLVMLAALIGLYVATADQLDAGTFSLQAILDARASGELDLATGTERWLFLGFFIAFAIKAPLWPVHTWLPNAMGESTAPVAVLITAVVDKVGTFAMLRFCLGLFPEASEWATPVVITLALVSIIYGALLALGQRDMKRLIAYASISHFGFIVLGIFAMTSQGQSGATLYMVNHGIATAALLLVAGFLISRRGSRLIADYGGVQKTAPVLAGTFLIGGLATLALPGTGPFVSEFLVLVGTFSRYEVAGIIACVGIVLAALYVLVLYQRTMTGPVKEGIEKLPDLRVRELAVVGPLIGLLLFLGVYPKPLTDLVDPAVEHTLSDVEQTDPQPHVPGVEATRE
- the nuoL gene encoding NADH-quinone oxidoreductase subunit L produces the protein MESLIGLLVGAPLFGAAVLLVGGRRLDRVGHWLATGLAAVSFVLAAVLFFDLLDREGEDRTLHQHLFSWVPVADFQADVAFQLDQLSMTFVLLITSVGTLIHLYSIGYMAHDERRRRFFAYLNLFLGAMLLLVLADNYLLLYVGWEGVGLASFLLIGFWQHKPTAATAAKKAFVVNRVGDVGLSIAILLMFTTFGSFAFEPVLGSASEASEATLTGIGLMLLLAACGKSAQVPLQSWLGDAMEGPTPVSALIHAATMVTAGVYLITRSGAIFNAAPDAQTVVVVVGAVTLLFGAIVGCAKDDIKKALAGSTMSQIGYMMLAVGLGPLGYVFAIMHLVTHGFFKAGLFLGAGSVMHGMNDEVDMRRYGGLRKHMPITFVTFGLAYLAIIGFPYLSGFFSKDEIIYAGFSKGGTEGWVLGGVMLLGAALTAFYMTRIMLMTFFGEKRWQPDAHGHEPHPHESPLSMTIPMIVLAFGSVFAGFLFNAGESFVHWLEPVTGLDHGDSPVSHGAVGVAATAVMLLGVAAAWWAYGRRPVPAVAPTGGLLTRAARRDLLQDDFNHAAFVTPGNYLTRGLVYVDHKLVDGVVNGTAASFGGLSGRLRRLQNGFARSYAVSMFGGAALLVAATLLMRAV